In Nicotiana tabacum cultivar K326 chromosome 11, ASM71507v2, whole genome shotgun sequence, a single window of DNA contains:
- the LOC107771062 gene encoding putative pectinesterase/pectinesterase inhibitor 51, which produces MASHFSLPFLSFFLFVSLVSSSISQPPSPSPSPSPNIPIEIQGACKASRDPPTCEASILTDPSNLTPVQIILSALAVSSQNLTNAQSMVKNLLDTSAGNVNLTVAAKNCLLGFNYSAYRYNLTAAALPRGEIKDARAWMSAALGYQIGCSSNLLKVNETIQVAETLEVMNTLINFTTNALWMTVSYDIHGNDTGLWGPPKTERDGFWEPGSGSGFEFKGVVPSGLNPNVTVCKEGVCDYKMVQEAVNATPDNLGPWKFVIWIKAGLYDEIVRVPLEKRNVVFLGDGMGKTVITGSLSVGLVPGMTTYESATVGVSGDGFMASGLTIQNTAGIGAGQAVAFRSDSDLSIIQYCEFLGNQDTLYTQSLRQYYKSCRVQGSVDFIFGNAAAIFQDCDILVAPRLLNPEKGEKNAVTAHGRLDPGQSTGYVFQNCSINGTEEYMTLYHSNPKVHKTFLGRPWKEYSRTVFINSNLDVLINSEGWMPWNGEFALATLYYGEFNNSGAGANITGRVTWSNQIPAERVNSYSIENFIQGDKWIPPSSC; this is translated from the exons ATGGCTTCTCATTTCTCCCTACCATTCCTCTCCTTCTTCCTCTTCGTCTCTCTAGTCTCTTCCTCCATTTCTCAGCCTCCTTCCCCTTCTCCTTCGCCATCTCCAAATATTCCTATTGAAATCCAAGGAGCTTGCAAAGCTTCACGCGACCCACCAACATGCGAAGCCTCAATATTAACAGACCCGTCAAATCTAACACCCGTTCAAATCATCCTCTCCGCATTGGCCGTCTCTTCTCAAAACCTGACGAATGCTCAATCAATGGTGAAAAACCTCCTCGACACCTCCGCCGGCAACGTGAACCTCACAGTCGCCGCGAAAAATTGTCTTCTCGGATTCAACTATTCGGCTTACAGGTACAATCTAACGGCTGCTGCGTTGCCACGTGGCGAAATCAAGGACGCTCGTGCATGGATGAGCGCTGCCTTAGGGTACCAAATAGGCTGTTCGTCTAATTTACTCAAAGTAAATGAGACAATTCAAGTGGCCGAAACGTTAGAGGTAATGAATACGTTAATTAATTTCACTACAAATGCGTTATGGATGACGGTGAGTTATGATATCCACGGGAATGATACCGGGTTATGGGGCCCACCCAAAACCGAGCGAGACGGGTTCTGGGAACCCGGGTCCGGGTCCGGGTTTGAGTTTAAAGGTGTTGTTCCGTCGGGTTTGAACCCGAATGTGACGGTTTGTAAAGAGGGTGTTTGTGACTATAAGATGGTGCAGGAGGCGGTGAATGCGACACCGGATAATTTGGGACCCTGGAAGTTTGTGATATGGATCAAAGCCGGGTTGTATGATGAGATAGTTCGGGTCCCGTTGGAGAAGAGGAATGTGGTATTTTTGGGTGATGGCATGGGTAAAACCGTCATTACGGGTTCGTTGAGTGTTGGCCTCGTGCCTGGAATGACGACTTATGAATCTGCCACCGTTG GAGTAAGTGGAGATGGATTCATGGCCAGTGGTCTAACAATCCAAAACACAGCAGGTATTGGTGCTGGACAAGCAGTAGCCTTTCGATCCGATAGCGATCTTTCCATAATCCAATACTGCGAGTTCCTCGGCAATCAAGACACTCTCTACACCCAATCTTTACGCCAATACTACAAATCCTGTCGCGTTCAAGGTAGCGTAGACTTCATTTTTGGTAACGCAGCTGCAATTTTCCAGGACTGTGACATTCTAGTCGCGCCCCGATTACTCAATCCTGAGAAGGgtgagaaaaatgcagtaacagcACACGGTAGATTAGACCCCGGACAATCAACTGGATATGTGTTCCAAAATTGTTCAATTAATGGAACTGAAGAGTACATGACATTGTACCATAGTAATCCTAAAGTGCATAAAACttttcttggaaggccatggaaaGAGTACTCGAGAACGGTATTTATAAATAGTAATTTGgatgttttgattaattctgaagGATGGATGCCTTGGAATGGCGAGTTTGCTTTGGCTACACTTTACTATGGTGAGTTTAATAATAGTGGTGCTGGGGCTAATATAACAGGGCGAGTGACATGGAGTAATCAAATTCCAGCTGAACGTGTTAATTCTTACTCAATTGAGAATTTTATTCAAGGTGATAAGTGGATTCCTCCATCTTCTTGTTAA